The following proteins are encoded in a genomic region of Pikeienuella piscinae:
- a CDS encoding ABC transporter ATP-binding protein has translation MTVSYDKVMAIRDVSISFDEGQIISLIGANGAGKSTTLRAITGLKRLGSGEIWYEGERIDHLPPGKIVERGIAMVPEGRRVFPFMSVRDNLLMGAYIRTDKAGIASDLEQTLNRFPRLRERLRQHAGTLSGGEQEMLVIGRALMTRPKLLLLDEPSLGLAPLIVRDIARLILEINREDGVSIILVEQNSRMALRVSQYGYVLETGSIGLEGPASDLIDNAHVRALYLGG, from the coding sequence ATGACCGTGTCATATGACAAGGTGATGGCGATCCGGGACGTATCGATCAGCTTCGACGAGGGTCAGATCATCTCGCTGATCGGCGCGAACGGCGCGGGAAAATCGACCACGCTGCGCGCAATCACAGGTTTGAAGCGCCTGGGAAGCGGAGAGATCTGGTACGAGGGCGAGCGGATTGATCATCTGCCGCCCGGAAAGATCGTCGAGCGCGGCATCGCCATGGTCCCGGAGGGGCGCAGAGTCTTCCCCTTCATGAGCGTGCGCGACAATCTGCTGATGGGCGCCTACATCCGCACGGACAAGGCCGGGATCGCCTCGGATCTGGAGCAGACCCTCAACCGTTTCCCGCGCCTGCGGGAGAGGTTGCGCCAGCACGCGGGAACGTTGTCGGGTGGCGAGCAGGAAATGCTCGTGATCGGTCGCGCCTTGATGACACGGCCCAAGCTTCTGTTGCTCGACGAGCCGTCGCTCGGCCTCGCGCCTCTCATCGTCCGCGACATCGCGCGCCTGATCCTCGAAATCAACCGCGAAGACGGCGTGAGTATCATACTTGTCGAACAGAATTCGCGGATGGCGCTCCGGGTCAGTCAGTACGGATACGTGCTCGAGACCGGGAGCATCGGCCTAGAGGGGCCTGCGAGCGACCTCATCGACAACGCCCATGTGCGGGCGCTCTATCTCGGCGGGTGA